The Agromyces marinus genome window below encodes:
- a CDS encoding TrkH family potassium uptake protein, whose translation MTSRESVPVRRTHRFRRGIRLHPAQAVVLGFASAVLIGTLLLWLPVMTVEPGGTSFVDALFTATSAVCVTGLTSVDTQLHWSPLGHVVIMVLIQLGGLGIMIFASLVGLLLARKMSVRSRLNTAAEAKAVGYDDLRGLVRGIVLISLAIEAATWAFLFPRLLFAYDYSPADAAWHALFHSVSSFNNAGFALYSDNMVGFVDDPFILLPMCAAIILGGLGFPVIMQLRKEFARPLHWSMNTKLVIWATVVLLVGGTVYLAIAEWSNPDTFGPLAPGAKLLAAFFMSTQTRTAGFNSVDVGLMHDESWLVMDVLMFIGGGPAGTAGGIKVTTFAVLFFIVVTEFRGEGAVNIFGKRLSRAVHRQAITVVLTAVGAVMAAIIVLMHITRLDLDRVAFEAISAFATVGLSTGITPDLPPAAEVVLVLLMFLGRIGPLTLGTAIALRDRRILYELPKERPAIG comes from the coding sequence GTGACCTCACGCGAGTCGGTCCCGGTTCGCCGGACCCACCGCTTCCGCCGCGGCATCCGCCTGCACCCCGCCCAGGCGGTCGTGCTCGGGTTCGCCTCGGCCGTCCTCATCGGCACCCTCCTGCTCTGGTTGCCCGTGATGACGGTCGAACCGGGCGGGACCTCGTTCGTCGACGCGCTGTTCACGGCGACGAGCGCCGTCTGCGTGACGGGCCTGACGTCGGTGGACACCCAGTTGCACTGGAGCCCGCTCGGCCATGTCGTGATCATGGTGCTCATCCAGCTCGGCGGGCTCGGGATCATGATCTTCGCCTCGCTCGTCGGCCTGCTGCTCGCGCGCAAGATGAGCGTCCGGTCGCGCCTGAACACCGCGGCGGAGGCGAAAGCGGTCGGGTACGACGACCTGCGCGGCCTGGTCCGCGGGATCGTCCTGATCTCGTTGGCCATCGAGGCGGCGACGTGGGCGTTCCTGTTCCCGCGCCTGCTGTTCGCCTACGACTACAGCCCGGCGGATGCCGCGTGGCATGCGCTCTTCCATTCGGTCTCGTCGTTCAACAACGCGGGGTTCGCCCTCTACTCGGACAACATGGTGGGCTTCGTCGACGACCCGTTCATCCTGCTGCCCATGTGCGCGGCGATCATCCTCGGCGGGTTGGGGTTCCCGGTCATCATGCAGCTGCGCAAGGAGTTCGCGCGCCCCCTGCACTGGTCGATGAACACCAAGCTCGTGATCTGGGCGACGGTCGTGCTGCTCGTCGGCGGCACCGTGTACCTCGCGATCGCCGAGTGGAGCAACCCCGACACGTTCGGGCCGCTCGCCCCCGGGGCGAAGCTGCTCGCCGCGTTCTTCATGTCGACGCAGACCCGCACCGCGGGGTTCAACTCGGTCGACGTGGGACTCATGCACGACGAGAGCTGGCTCGTGATGGACGTGCTCATGTTCATCGGCGGCGGACCGGCCGGCACCGCGGGCGGCATCAAGGTGACCACGTTCGCGGTGCTGTTCTTCATCGTGGTGACCGAGTTCCGCGGCGAGGGCGCCGTGAACATCTTCGGCAAGCGGCTCTCTCGCGCGGTGCACCGTCAGGCGATCACGGTCGTGCTGACCGCGGTCGGCGCGGTCATGGCCGCGATCATCGTGCTCATGCACATCACGAGGCTCGACCTCGACCGCGTCGCGTTCGAGGCGATCTCCGCGTTCGCCACGGTCGGCCTGTCGACCGGCATCACGCCGGACCTCCCGCCCGCGGCGGAGGTGGTGCTCGTCCTGCTCATGTTCCTGGGCCGCATCGGCCCGCTGACCCTCGGCACGGCGATCGCGCTCCGCGACCGCCGCATCCTGTACGAACTCCCGAAGGAGAGGCCCGCGATTGGCTAG
- a CDS encoding potassium channel family protein, which yields MARFPLFGGATDTSRRIAEADSVAVIGLGRFGSSLALELMAGGTEVLGIDADAEIVQALNGELTQVVRADSTKAEVLGQLAVGEFDRVVVAIGTDITASILTCSVLLGMEIPVIWAKAVTEQHAVILEQLGVHHVIRPEAEMGRRVAHLVRGAALDYIEIERGYAIVKTPPPSRLHGIPLGQSGLRKELGVTVAAFKRPGEQWRNADAETVLGPDDVVLVVGPTRKAEGFAQLR from the coding sequence TTGGCTAGGTTCCCGTTGTTCGGAGGCGCGACGGACACGTCGCGCCGCATCGCCGAGGCCGATTCGGTCGCCGTCATCGGGCTCGGCCGGTTCGGCAGCTCGCTCGCGCTCGAGCTCATGGCCGGCGGCACCGAGGTGCTCGGCATAGATGCGGATGCCGAGATCGTGCAGGCCCTGAACGGCGAGCTCACCCAGGTCGTGCGCGCCGACTCGACGAAGGCCGAGGTGCTCGGGCAGCTCGCCGTCGGCGAGTTCGACCGGGTGGTGGTCGCGATCGGCACGGACATCACGGCGTCGATCCTCACGTGCTCGGTGCTGCTCGGCATGGAGATCCCCGTGATCTGGGCGAAGGCGGTGACCGAGCAGCACGCGGTCATCCTCGAGCAGCTCGGCGTGCACCATGTCATCCGGCCCGAGGCCGAGATGGGCCGCAGGGTCGCCCACCTCGTGCGCGGTGCGGCGCTCGACTACATCGAGATCGAGCGCGGGTACGCGATCGTGAAGACGCCGCCGCCGTCGCGCCTGCACGGGATCCCGCTCGGCCAGTCGGGCCTGCGCAAGGAGCTCGGGGTGACCGTCGCCGCGTTCAAGCGTCCCGGGGAGCAGTGGCGCAACGCCGACGCCGAGACCGTGCTCGGCCCCGACGACGTGGTGCTCGTGGTCGGCCCGACCCGCAAGGCCGAGGGATTCGCCCAGCTTCGCTGA
- a CDS encoding M13 family metallopeptidase has protein sequence MTDATQPSGIILDELDPEVRPQDDLFRHVNGRWIDRTEIPADKARYGSFIVLHEEAEQAVLDILQESRGAEPGTEARKVGDLFASFMNEERAELLGATPIAGQLVEASLPGTVPQLLDAIGKLERQGVSGFAQLFVSNDPGDPDRYVVFVEQGGIGLPDESYFREERFAPIREKYLAHLERMFGLARIGDAAARAQRVFDLETEIAAAHWTNVESRDAEKTYNLMPWADVVAAASVDLDRWRDAMGVEEATFAELNVRQPSFVEGVGALFTDHRLAAWRDWLAWQVIRSSAAYLSSDFVEANFDFYGRTLTGAPELRERWRRGVSFVEGAMGEAVGRIYVERHFPPAAKDAMDELVANLVEAYRTSITGLDWMGEQTRARALDKLGKFTPKIGYPVAWRDYSALEVDASDLLGNVRAATEFEFQRELGKIGEPIDRDEWFMTPQTINAYYNPGFNEIVFPAAILQFPFFDAERDAAANYGAIGAVIGHEIGHGFDDQGSRFDGDGRLSDWWTEADRAAFEERTKVLIDQFDVLVPAQLADGSAADAGEAADAGGVADAGGAADAAADAGEAADAAPARVNGALTIGENIGDLGGLAIAWKAYVLSLDGAEAPVIDGLTGAQRFFLSWAQAWQMKGRDAEVERLLAIDPHSPNEFRCNQIVRNIDEFYTGFEVTEGDALWLDPAERVRIW, from the coding sequence ATGACCGACGCGACGCAGCCCAGCGGCATCATCCTCGACGAGCTCGACCCCGAGGTGCGCCCGCAGGACGACCTGTTCCGGCATGTCAACGGCCGCTGGATCGACCGCACCGAGATCCCCGCGGACAAGGCGAGGTACGGCAGTTTCATCGTCCTCCACGAGGAGGCCGAACAGGCCGTGCTCGACATCCTCCAGGAGTCGAGGGGCGCCGAGCCCGGCACCGAGGCGCGCAAGGTCGGCGACCTGTTCGCCTCGTTCATGAACGAGGAGCGCGCCGAACTGCTCGGGGCGACGCCCATCGCGGGGCAGCTCGTCGAGGCGTCGCTGCCGGGCACGGTGCCGCAACTGCTCGATGCGATCGGCAAGCTCGAACGCCAGGGCGTCTCGGGGTTCGCGCAGCTCTTCGTCTCGAACGATCCGGGCGATCCCGACCGGTACGTCGTCTTCGTCGAGCAGGGCGGCATCGGCCTGCCCGACGAGAGCTACTTCCGCGAGGAGCGCTTCGCACCCATCCGCGAGAAGTACCTCGCGCACCTCGAGCGGATGTTCGGACTCGCGAGGATCGGCGACGCGGCGGCCCGGGCGCAGCGCGTCTTCGACCTCGAGACCGAGATCGCCGCCGCCCACTGGACGAACGTCGAGTCCCGCGACGCCGAGAAGACGTACAACCTGATGCCGTGGGCCGACGTCGTGGCCGCGGCATCCGTCGACCTCGACCGTTGGCGCGACGCGATGGGCGTCGAGGAGGCGACCTTCGCCGAACTGAACGTGCGCCAGCCGAGCTTCGTCGAGGGCGTCGGCGCCCTGTTCACCGACCACCGCCTCGCCGCGTGGCGCGACTGGCTCGCGTGGCAGGTGATCCGCAGTTCGGCCGCGTACCTGTCGAGCGACTTCGTCGAGGCGAACTTCGACTTCTACGGTCGCACGCTCACGGGCGCGCCCGAGCTGCGCGAGCGGTGGCGCCGGGGCGTCTCGTTCGTCGAGGGTGCGATGGGCGAGGCGGTCGGCCGCATCTACGTCGAGCGGCACTTCCCGCCCGCGGCCAAGGATGCGATGGACGAACTCGTCGCCAACCTGGTCGAGGCCTACCGGACCTCGATCACCGGGCTGGACTGGATGGGCGAGCAGACCCGTGCCCGTGCCCTCGACAAGCTCGGGAAGTTCACGCCGAAGATCGGCTATCCGGTCGCGTGGCGCGACTACTCCGCGCTCGAGGTCGACGCGTCCGACCTGCTCGGCAACGTGCGGGCCGCGACCGAGTTCGAGTTCCAGCGCGAGCTCGGCAAGATCGGCGAGCCGATCGACCGCGACGAGTGGTTCATGACCCCGCAGACGATCAACGCGTACTACAACCCGGGCTTCAACGAGATCGTCTTCCCGGCCGCCATCCTGCAGTTCCCGTTCTTCGACGCCGAGCGCGACGCGGCAGCGAACTACGGCGCGATCGGTGCCGTCATCGGGCACGAGATCGGTCACGGGTTCGACGACCAGGGGTCGCGTTTCGACGGCGACGGCCGTCTGTCCGACTGGTGGACCGAGGCCGATCGTGCGGCGTTCGAGGAGCGCACGAAGGTGCTCATCGACCAGTTCGACGTGCTGGTCCCGGCCCAGCTGGCCGACGGTTCGGCAGCGGATGCAGGCGAGGCGGCGGATGCCGGCGGGGTAGCGGATGCCGGCGGCGCAGCGGATGCCGCAGCGGATGCCGGCGAGGCGGCGGATGCCGCGCCCGCCCGCGTCAACGGCGCCCTGACCATCGGCGAGAACATCGGCGATCTCGGCGGTCTCGCGATCGCCTGGAAGGCGTACGTGCTGTCGCTCGACGGGGCGGAGGCACCCGTGATCGACGGACTGACGGGCGCGCAGCGCTTCTTCCTCTCGTGGGCGCAGGCCTGGCAGATGAAGGGGCGCGACGCCGAGGTGGAGCGCCTGCTCGCGATCGATCCGCACTCGCCGAACGAGTTCCGGTGCAACCAGATCGTCCGGAACATCGACGAGTTCTACACTGGGTTCGAGGTCACCGAGGGTGACGCGTTGTGGCTGGACCCGGCCGAGCGCGTGCGCATCTGGTAG
- a CDS encoding serine hydrolase, giving the protein MVTSQGSERRARHAGGRRGRHRTDEPAEDFSRGFDALGELALGGVQVSARATDLATGRVLFSVDDHVVMPTASIGKVLLLVEVASRLGDATPDAFAVLDRAPRDAVGDSGIWQHLQTPALPLSDLAAMVGATSDNLATNVLIRHIGLEAVRSRTETLGLTRTALLDLVRDHRGPDDAPQLSIGSAKELTWLFASLARGEIVSPEVSQRVVGWLSLNADLSMVASAFGMDPLAHRSPDHGLLLMNKTGTDGGVRSEVGVLRGPRASVAYAVSMYFADTQLSARLAVLEGMRRVGSDLLEYVH; this is encoded by the coding sequence GTGGTCACCTCGCAGGGTTCCGAGCGTCGAGCTCGTCACGCCGGTGGTCGGCGCGGCCGCCATCGCACCGACGAGCCCGCCGAGGACTTCTCGCGCGGCTTCGACGCGCTCGGGGAGCTCGCGCTCGGCGGCGTCCAGGTGTCGGCGAGGGCGACCGACCTCGCGACGGGGCGTGTGCTGTTCTCGGTCGACGACCACGTCGTGATGCCGACCGCGTCGATCGGCAAGGTGCTGCTGCTCGTCGAGGTCGCCTCGCGACTCGGCGATGCGACCCCGGATGCGTTCGCGGTGCTCGACCGGGCACCGCGCGACGCGGTCGGCGACTCGGGGATCTGGCAGCACCTCCAGACGCCCGCGCTCCCGCTCTCCGACCTGGCCGCCATGGTGGGGGCGACGAGCGACAACCTCGCCACGAACGTGCTCATCCGCCACATCGGGCTCGAGGCGGTGCGCTCGCGCACCGAGACGCTGGGGCTGACCCGCACCGCGCTGCTCGACCTCGTCCGCGACCACCGGGGGCCCGACGACGCCCCGCAGCTCTCGATCGGGTCGGCGAAGGAACTGACCTGGTTGTTCGCCTCGCTCGCGCGCGGCGAGATCGTGAGCCCCGAGGTGTCGCAGCGCGTCGTCGGCTGGCTCTCGCTCAACGCCGACCTGTCGATGGTGGCTTCGGCGTTCGGCATGGACCCGCTCGCGCACCGTTCACCCGATCACGGCCTGCTGCTCATGAACAAGACGGGAACGGATGGAGGCGTCCGCAGCGAGGTCGGCGTGCTGCGGGGCCCGCGCGCGAGCGTGGCCTACGCCGTGTCGATGTACTTCGCCGACACCCAGCTGTCGGCCCGTCTCGCGGTGCTCGAGGGCATGCGTCGTGTGGGATCCGACCTGCTCGAGTACGTGCACTGA
- a CDS encoding TerC family protein, producing the protein MDVPLYAWFAVLVAIVLMLGIDLFAHRRAHVIGVREALGWSIVWVLSGVTFGVVVWNAWGAEFGQQYFAGYLIEKSLAVDNVFVWAIIFAAFAVPREYQHRVLFLGVLGALVFRGIFIAAGAVLIENFSWILYLFAAFLILTGIQMIRTRNEHVHPERSRTLKLFRRFVPMTDAYHGQRFLVRVGGVVVATPLLAVLVLVEVTDIVFAVDSIPAIFAVTAEPFLVFTANAFAILGLRAMYFLLADLIHRFTYLKIGLAVVLVWVGVKMALLDVVKIPTTLSLAVVAAIIAIAIGASLHATRGQGRRQVRAPSAGPFRMATAEELALARPVFRDRGRDRDRVRARTER; encoded by the coding sequence ATGGATGTCCCCCTGTACGCCTGGTTCGCCGTGCTCGTCGCGATCGTGCTCATGCTGGGGATCGACCTGTTCGCCCACCGACGCGCGCACGTGATCGGCGTTCGCGAGGCGCTGGGCTGGTCGATCGTGTGGGTGCTCTCGGGCGTGACGTTCGGCGTCGTCGTCTGGAACGCCTGGGGAGCGGAGTTCGGGCAGCAGTACTTCGCCGGTTACCTCATCGAGAAGTCGCTCGCGGTCGACAACGTCTTCGTGTGGGCGATCATCTTCGCGGCGTTCGCCGTGCCGCGCGAGTACCAGCACCGCGTGCTGTTCCTCGGCGTGCTCGGGGCGCTCGTGTTCCGCGGGATCTTCATCGCGGCCGGCGCGGTGCTGATCGAGAACTTCTCCTGGATCCTCTACCTGTTCGCGGCGTTCCTGATCCTGACGGGCATCCAGATGATCCGCACGAGGAACGAGCACGTGCACCCCGAACGGTCGCGGACCTTGAAGCTGTTCCGGCGGTTCGTTCCGATGACCGACGCGTACCACGGGCAGCGGTTCCTGGTCCGGGTGGGCGGCGTGGTCGTCGCGACACCGCTGCTCGCGGTCCTCGTGCTCGTCGAGGTCACCGACATCGTCTTCGCGGTCGACTCGATCCCTGCGATCTTCGCGGTCACGGCCGAACCGTTCCTCGTGTTCACGGCGAACGCGTTCGCGATCCTCGGCCTGCGTGCGATGTACTTCCTGCTCGCCGACCTGATCCACCGATTCACGTACCTGAAGATCGGGCTCGCCGTGGTGCTGGTCTGGGTCGGGGTGAAGATGGCGCTCCTGGATGTCGTGAAGATCCCCACGACGCTCTCGCTCGCGGTCGTGGCGGCGATCATCGCGATCGCGATCGGCGCCTCCCTCCATGCGACCCGCGGGCAGGGCCGACGGCAGGTCCGGGCCCCGTCCGCAGGGCCGTTCCGGATGGCGACGGCGGAGGAGCTCGCCCTGGCGAGACCGGTGTTCCGCGATCGCGGCCGCGATCGGGACCGCGTTCGGGCTCGCACTGAGCGCTGA
- a CDS encoding flavin-containing monooxygenase — MTRVEVAIVGAGFAGLAMAMALRRAGRDSFVVLERAASVGGTWRENTYPGVACDVPSHLYGFAAHPNPDWSGVFAPGDEIRRYLEDVAAREHLGEHLLLSTPLLAARWRDEGWWSLEVGGRSGPIEADVLVLACGRLTEPAIPEIPGFGTFPGPMFHSSRWDHAADLAGARIAVVGTGASAVQLVPEIARTAAHVTLFQRTPAWIVPRGARTYSDAERRRLAERPEALAALRAGLYAEGEARFASRSGDRVAAAAAQAAARSHLYSQVADPGLRDALTPRYAFGCKRVLLSDEFYPAVASDAVTLEPSALAGVDGSTLESARGRRFVADALVLATGFSAGRQPYAELVRGEHGTTLAEHWSAGMTSFASTVVSGFPNLFVLNGPNASLGHNSAVLMIETQADYATRALARRDAAGGVLRVDPAAERDYTAEIDRAAASTPWLTGGCRNWYVDDRSGRLTLLWPGTAEAFRARLDRADGREFVPSPARRR, encoded by the coding sequence ATGACGCGCGTGGAGGTCGCGATCGTCGGAGCCGGCTTCGCCGGGCTCGCGATGGCCATGGCGCTCCGACGGGCGGGGCGCGACTCCTTCGTCGTCCTCGAGCGTGCGGCATCCGTCGGGGGGACCTGGCGCGAGAACACCTACCCCGGCGTCGCCTGCGACGTTCCGAGCCACCTGTACGGGTTCGCTGCGCACCCGAACCCCGACTGGTCCGGCGTGTTCGCGCCGGGCGACGAGATCCGGCGCTACCTCGAAGACGTCGCCGCGCGGGAGCACCTGGGCGAGCACCTGCTGCTGTCGACGCCGCTGCTCGCGGCGCGGTGGCGCGACGAGGGGTGGTGGAGCCTGGAGGTCGGCGGCAGGAGCGGCCCGATCGAGGCCGACGTCCTGGTGCTCGCGTGCGGCCGCCTCACGGAACCCGCGATCCCCGAGATCCCCGGGTTCGGCACCTTCCCCGGGCCGATGTTCCACTCGTCGCGGTGGGACCACGCGGCAGATCTCGCCGGCGCCCGCATCGCCGTGGTCGGCACCGGCGCGAGCGCCGTGCAGCTCGTGCCCGAGATCGCCAGGACCGCGGCGCACGTGACCCTCTTCCAGCGCACGCCCGCATGGATCGTCCCCCGCGGAGCGCGGACCTACTCCGATGCCGAGCGTCGCCGGCTCGCCGAGCGCCCCGAGGCCCTCGCCGCGCTCCGCGCAGGACTGTACGCGGAGGGCGAGGCCCGATTCGCCTCACGGTCGGGCGACCGTGTGGCGGCCGCCGCCGCGCAGGCCGCCGCGAGATCGCACCTGTACTCGCAGGTCGCCGACCCGGGCCTGCGGGATGCCCTCACGCCGCGCTACGCCTTCGGCTGCAAGCGCGTGCTGCTCTCCGACGAGTTCTATCCCGCCGTGGCATCCGACGCGGTCACCCTCGAGCCGTCCGCACTCGCCGGCGTAGACGGCAGCACCCTCGAGTCGGCGCGGGGCCGGAGGTTCGTCGCCGACGCGCTCGTGCTCGCGACCGGGTTCAGCGCGGGTCGCCAGCCCTACGCCGAGCTGGTCCGCGGCGAGCACGGCACCACCCTGGCCGAGCACTGGTCGGCCGGCATGACCTCCTTCGCCTCCACCGTGGTCAGCGGATTCCCGAACCTGTTCGTGCTGAACGGGCCGAACGCCTCGCTCGGCCACAACTCCGCGGTGCTGATGATCGAGACCCAGGCGGACTACGCCACGCGCGCACTCGCCCGCAGGGATGCCGCCGGCGGAGTGCTCAGGGTCGATCCGGCCGCCGAACGCGACTACACCGCGGAGATCGACCGGGCCGCGGCATCCACGCCCTGGCTCACCGGCGGATGCCGCAACTGGTACGTCGACGACCGATCCGGCAGGCTCACCCTGCTGTGGCCGGGGACCGCCGAGGCGTTCCGCGCACGCCTCGACCGGGCCGACGGCCGCGAGTTCGTCCCGAGCCCGGCCCGCCGGCGCTGA